From Lytechinus variegatus isolate NC3 chromosome 16, Lvar_3.0, whole genome shotgun sequence, the proteins below share one genomic window:
- the LOC121429843 gene encoding zinc finger protein DZIP1L-like has translation MSINMPFMPSPRGGLPHGYTNGYAGGSGAQPHVGSVPGNGMQGFMFRSRNERIDWKKIASIDVDRIMRDLDVSSLQDSIMGITFCDIEREVDTRMVDQNFVTVFKLAQLIIQYLLHSQEVMAHNTSIAEERVQQLHVDHEATKMELSRLGEELQKVKQESHKRKKLLKNQQSLIQATANNYHKCMYCQKAFFNLAYLQSHMQRKHPEFTPRPPQADDNITARKVDEVSEKLEKELDELRERLKFSESQVAEERDRAQEQIKLALQQKQNQGETEKVEEQHRKELERWKHEQLNFQKVEMEKMQNMFMKELKEMHDKYTSSQTALENIQSKLGKQSMLGKVVDEDELEEYKRRSKKQEKEMNRLKEELQTEISTVQTKMVNDLKTKEDEWKKKQKEIKSSHKEEVKELKALLKQTKELLDIEREGGDKKGAKYQKQLQDLLKKNKDYERQLKGKEEKIKELKVKASKHYEVVEPRSSPPTRMKIPTPSPMEPESDEEMDTGQENSIEGMDTLSRVLQESESWLTGTHPSYNLPESDIDDDELDGMNGHQPQDQLNTFAKNKDRIMEGLKEELTGVLQKNMEKRGVPEGMRGISSQSLENKIRVLKQERQQLAKQHSKFYDIRERFKREIDRKAAELRRSVSPVGKGGRSASPQPRLQSVTPPPRSHKVSSKSKPTGKQLQQQKNQQKQRQQPKQQPQAAAKKLSPGQVRSGPPVAPRSPALNSGRGKGMASKGQGNTPKSNVRVSFEDESEEEEEEEESEEEEESESFEEDDEAEEHYKTPNVPPRPAAHGQPATNGFHHGNTEGDDEDDESEWDSEDISDLEEAKPDPAPASKPVTSVRQPQGPMVSSLTRSIELQLSGRQKGRKPVGGVDIGAGSTKPPQPAPRTPSPSPTPRIPTIPDAGLDDDFDDSGSLSVSSLGDSFSGSAQKPTSPTPAPRTGKRSNDTEMSSNTYNTSMWGSSKAKANGTGTGKSSLVSVTDFDDDDDFDIDELG, from the exons ATGAGTATTAACATGCCCTTTATGCCTTCACCAAGAGGGGGTCTACCCCACGGCTACACCAATGGTTACGCAGGGGGCAGTGGGGCACAGCCACATGTCGGTTCCGTGCCTGGAAATGGAATGCAAGGATTTATGTTCAGGAGCCGCAATGAGAGGATTGACTGGAAGAAAATTG CATCCATCGATGTGGACCGTATCATGAGGGATCTGGATGTGAGTAGTTTACAAGATTCTATTATGGGTATCACGTTCTGCGACATTGAGAGAGAGGTCGATACCAGGATGGTTGATCAGAACTTTGTGACGGTCTTCAAGCTTGCCCAACTCATTATTCAGTATCTTCTT CATTCTCAGGAGGTGATGGCCCATAATACAAGCATAGCAGAGGAGAGGGTTCAGCAGCTTCATGTTGACCATGAAGCAACCAAGATGGAGCTTTCTAGATTAGGGGAGGAGCTACAGAAGGTCAAACAGGAGTCACACAAGAGAAAGAAACTACTCAAAAACCAACAGAGCCTCATCCAAGCTACAGCTAATAATTATCATAAG TGTATGTACTGCCAGAAGGCCTTCTTTAACCTAGCCTACCTCCAATCTCACATGCAACGCAAGCATCCAGAGTTTACACCAAGACCTCCACAGGCTGATGATAACATCACTGCTAGAAAG GTGGATGAAGTGAGTGAAAAGTTAGAGAAAGAACTAGATGAACTCCGGGAGAGATTAAAATTCTCAGAATCACAAGTAGCGGAGGAGAGAGACAGAGCGCAAGAACAAATCAAGTTAGCACTCCAACAAAAACAG AACCAGGGAGAAACAGAGAAAGTAGAAGAGCAACATCGGAAGGAACTAGAGAGATGGAAACATGAACAGCTGAATTTTCAAAAG GTTGAAATGGAAAAGATGCAGAATATGTTCATGAAGGAGCTGAAGGAGATGCATGATAAATACACGTCTTCCCAAACTGCTTTGGAAAATATCCAATCAAAACTTg GTAAACAATCAATGCTAGGTAAGGTAGTAGATGAGGATGAGCTGGAGGAATATAAACGACGGAGTAAGAAACAAGAGAAAGAGATGAACAGattaaaagaagaactccaaaCAGAG atttcaacaGTCCAAACGAAGATGGTGAATGACCTGAAGACGAAGGAGGATGAGTGGAAgaagaaacagaaggaaataaaatCATCTCATAAAGAAGAAGTGAAGGAATTGAAAGCGTTGTTAAAACAGACCAAAGAACTTCTTGATATAGAAAGAGAAGGAGGCGATAAGAAAGGAGCCAAGTATCAGAAACAGCTTCAGGATCTCCTAAAG aaaaACAAGGATTATGAAAGACAGCTCAAAGGCAAAGAGGAAAAGATTAAAGAATTGAAAGTCAAAGCT TCCAAACACTATGAGGTAGTAGAACCTCGGTCTTCACCTCCGACGAGAATGAAGATACCAACCCCGTCCCCGATGGAACCAGAATCAGACGAAGAGATGGATACCGGGCAGG AGAATTCCATTGAAGGAATGGATACCTTATCACGTGTCTTACAAGAGTCGGAATCATGGCTGACTGGCACGCATCCGTCTTACAATCTTCCCGAATCAG atattgatgatgatgagctAGATGGAATGAATGGACATCAACCTCAAGATCAACTCAATACAT TTGCGAAAAACAAAGATCGTATTAtggaaggattgaaagaagaACTGACCGGTGTCTTGCAGAAGAATATGGAAAAGAGAGGAGTTCCTGAG GGAATGAGAGGTATCTCGTCACAATCCCTGGAGAATAAGATCAGAGTCTTGAAACAAGAACGCCAGCAGCTGGCCAAGCAACACAGCAAGTTCTATGACATCAGAGAGCGTTTCAAGAGAGAGATAGATCGCAAGGCAGCAGAACTCAGGAGGAGTGTATCACCCGTTGGCAAGGGCGGCCGCTCAG CGTCACCCCAGCCCCGACTGCAGTCAGTCACTCCCCCTCCTCGATCGCACAAGGTATCCTCAAAGAGCAAACCAACCGGGAAACAGCTTCAGCAGCAGAAGAACCAGCAAAAACAGAGACAGCAACCAAAGCAGCAGCCTCAGGCAGCGGCCAAGAAGCTATCCCCCGGTCAGGTCAGGTCTGGCCCACCGGTAGCCCCAAGGAGCCCGGCATTGAATAGTGGGCGGGGCAAGGGCATGGCTTCCAAGGGGCAGGGCAACACCCCCAAATCCAATGTCAGAGT ATCATTTGAAGATGAAagtgaagaggaggaggaggaggaagagagtgaagaagaggaagaaagtgAAAGTTTTGAAGAAGACGATGAAGCAGAAGAGCACTATAAGACTCCTAACGTTCCACCTAGACCAGCGGCACATGGGCAGCCAGCCACTAATGGGTTTCATCATGGTAATACCGAG ggtgatgatgaagatgatgagagTGAGTGGGATTCGGAAGATATCAGTGATTTAGAGGAAGCCAAACCAGACCCTGCTCCAGCTTCTAAACCAGTCACATCTGTTCGTCAGCCTCAG ggTCCAATGGTGTCCAGTTTGACCAGGAGTATTGAGCTTCAGCTGAGTGGACGGCAGAAGGGTCGTAAACCAGTCGGGGGTGTGGACATAGGAGCCGGTAGCACAAAGCCACCCCAGCCAGCACCCCGGACCCCCTCACCATCCCCTACTCCTAGGATACCG ACAATCCCTGATGCTGGTCTTGATGATGATTTCGATGATTCTGGAAGTCTATCTGTGTCTTCTTTGGGTGATAGCTTCTCAGGGTCTGCACAGAAACCAACCAGCCCTACACCAGC ACCCAGGACAGGGAAGAGATCCAATGATACTGAGATGTCTAGTAATACATATAATACCAGTATGTGGGGCTCCTCAAAAG CCAAAGCTAATGGAACTGGTACCGGGAAAAGCTCCCTAGTCTCGGTGACTGActttgatgatgacgacgatttCGACATCGACGAATTGGGCTGA